Proteins from one Pleuronectes platessa chromosome 16, fPlePla1.1, whole genome shotgun sequence genomic window:
- the ccnf gene encoding cyclin-F, with translation MKAGVHCRCSKCYSVPARKRVSKRPPALTLLSLPEEVLLCVLQCLSAEDLLSVRAVHSQLRDIVDHHSSVWARVSFRDTWPSPTTLWLFERAAEKGNFEAAVKLGIAYLYNEGPLLSDEGRADVCGRKASHFFSLAESLCPPTADPFIWVFIRPPWSPTGSCCKAVVFDRIKAECETNVEKRGPLLHCLARVLQLFEGGEKHSEAISMLEQSSQAGCLQSSYLLWEHNRKAAMADPGRYLQCVRTLRDYAGKGCWEAQFSLAKVCGTGNPLGLEAKACSDLVAQLFSLSNLASQRCSQAILRRGIKDTMRYILVDWLVEVTTMKDFSSLTLHVTVGCVDRYLALRSVQKARLQLLGIACMVVCTRYMSKEILTIREAVWLTDNTYKYEDLVRMMGEVISVLGGKIRSPTLLDYGEVLLSLLPLERRTTHLFGYICELSLLYSALAEPQPAKLACAALLLTRALHHYAPVWPGQLADNTGFSKQDLVSLSVLLYVKCFSPDVPKDYRHVSLTGVKQRFEDDLYQHISKEKVMDYKELCQILEIPEVEPQMEPPSPTGQPADIHTFLASPSSTSKRRRDDGMQSHRASFVATPTAELSSQEEKLVGDILDWSLDTSCSGYEGDQEEEGVGEKDGDCSVISINLLPLNDGDEKVKLCRALSSDEDSFCEVEKEVKTDSQGQEPLSSSTDLHSSGYSSVQSVSPSSTCSSTPLVPCTFKTYVPSLGVASANAQPGFHLLVPMQRPRGTSSKQVKRKNSAAHSGGEIEREEDEEREEDRYSNSVGFLSL, from the exons ATGAAAGCGGGCG tCCACTGCCGTTGCTCAAAATGCTACTCGGTTCCAGCACGGAAGCGGGTGAGTAAGCGACCTCCAGCCCTGACTTTGCTGTCTCTGCCTGAGGAggtcctcctctgtgttctccAGTGCCTCTCTGCCGAGGACCTGCTGTCTGTCAGGGCG GTTCACTCCCAGTTGCGGGACATAGTTGACCACCACTCCAGTGTCTGGGCCAGGGTCAGTTTCAGGGACACGTGGCCATCCCCCACAACCTTATGGCTTTTCGAAAG AGCTGCTGAGAAAGGGAATTTTGAAGCTGCTGTGAAACTAGGCATTGCGTATTTGTACAATGAAGGAC CATTGCTGAGCGATGAGGGCCGAGCGGATGTGTGTGGTCGTAAGGCCTCCCACTTCTTCAGCCTGGCAGAGAGCCTGTGCCCCCCCACGGCAGATCCCTTCATCTGGGTGTTCATCCGTCCTCCGTGGTCGCCCACCGGCAGCTGCTGCAAGGCCGTCGTGTTTGACCGTATCAAGGCCGAGTGCGAAACCAACGTA GAGAAGAGGGGCCCATTGTTGCACTGTCTGGCGAGAGTTTTGCAGCTGTTTGAA GGGGGTGAAAAACACTCAGAGGCCATATCCATGCTGGAGCAGTCTTCACAGGCTGGCTGTCTTCAGAGCTCCTACCTGTTGTGGGAGCACAACCGTAAAGCAGCT ATGGCAGATCCAGGCCGGTACCTCCAGTGTGTCCGAACCCTCAGGGACTATGCTGGCAAAGGATGCTGGGAGGCACAG TTTTCCTTGGCCAAAGTGTGCGGCACTGGGAACCCACTGGGTTTGGAGGCAAAGGCCTGCTCTGACTTGGTGGCCCAGCTCTTTAGTTTGTCTAACCTGGCTTCACAGCGCTGCTCTCAGGCCATCCTCAGACGAGGAATCAAGGACACCATGAG GTACATCCTGGTGGACTGGCTCGTGGAGGTGACCACCATGAAGGACTTCTCCAGCCTCACACTTCATGTCACCGTGGGATGTGTTGATCGTTACTTGGCTCTCCGCTCTGTGCAAAAGGCTCGCCTTCAGCTATTAGGCATCGCCTGCATGGTCGTTTGTACACG CTACATGAGTAAAGAAATCCTGACCATACGTGAGGCTGTTTGGCTTACTGACAACACCTACAAATATGAGGACCTGGTTCGAATGATGGGAGAGGTCATCTCTGTGCTTGGAGGAAAGATCAGA AGCCCAACACTGCTGGACTATGGGGAggtgctcctgtctctgctccccCTGGAGAGGAGGACCACTCACCTCTTCGGCTACATCTGTGAGCTGTCACTGCTCTACTCTGCTCTCGCCGAACCGCAACCCGCCAAACTGGCCTGTGCTGCACTCCTTCTCACACGGGCACTACATCACTATG CTCCAGTCTGGCCCGGCCAGTTGGCTGACAACACAGGCTTCTCCAAGCAAGACCTTGTCTCTCTTTCCGTGCTGCTCTATGTCAAGTG TTTCAGTCCAGATGTTCCTAAAGACTACAGACACGTGTCCCTAACTGGAGTCAAGCAACGGTTTGAGGATGATCTCTACCAGCACATCAGCAAAGAAAag GTGATGGATTATAAAGAACTGTGTCAGATCCTGGAGATTCCTGAGGTGGAGCCTCAGATGGAGCCTCCCAGCCCGACTGGTCAACCAGCAGATATCCACACCTTCCTGGCTTCTCCATCAAGCACCAGCAAGAG GAGACGCGATGACGGCATGCAGAGCCACAGAGCCAGCTTTGTGGCCACGCCCACGGCCGAGCTATCCagtcaggaggagaagctggtcggCGACATTCTGGACTGGAGCTTGGACACTTCCTGTTCAGGTTATGAGGGGGACCAGGAGGAAGAAGGCGTGGGGGAGAAAGATGGTGATT GTTCAGTGATATCCATCAATCTGCTCCCTCTGAACGACGGAGATGAAAAAGTCAAGCTCTGCAGAGCTCTGTCCAGTGATGAAGACAGTTTTTGTGAAGTGGAAAAGGAGGTGAAAACAGATTCCCAAGGCCAAgaacccctctcctcctctacagACCTTCACAGTTCAGGCTACTCCTCTGTCCAGAGCGTGAGCCCCTcgtccacctgctcctccacgcCCCTTGTGCCTTGCACGTTTAAGACCTATGTGCCTTCCTTGGGTGTAGCCTCGGCCAACGCCCAACCAGGCTTCCATCTTCTGGTTCCCATGCAGAGGCCCCGGGGCACGTCCAGCAAACAAGTGAAGAGGAAGAACTCTGCAGCTCATAGCGGAGGCGAgatagaaagagaagaggatgaggaaagGGAAGAGGACAGGTATTCTAACAGTGTTGGGTTTCTGAGCCTATAG
- the LOC128458961 gene encoding uncharacterized protein LOC128458961: protein MKTRGSILLPSPFLCFINPFDPPLFSVLQCRTSHRRRPIAAFGLPLFSFPSSTPSGPLYIPHHYIQQSVQCAAREPAGSVQRNSQRGRERRGKCQTANVIREANAAAGSPDPPAHTIEMGCTTGHLACQPQPQTGSGQDSQALEGGGAKVPDVLSSLERLSQATGGMEKSWYRCIFPFGIISLVIGVAGTGVTYTYNDLPQTKVVSVVLLVMGILLLLMATACWTAHNKKRRKKKEGGSFTSEQCPL from the exons ATGAAGACAAGAGGGAGCATTTTACTCCCCTCCCCCTTCCTGTGCTTCATCAACCCCTTTGATCCACCTCTATTCTCTGTGCTTCAGTGTCGGACGTCACACAGAAGAAGACCAATCGCAGCGTTTGGACTTCCCCTTTTTTCCTTCCCGAGCTCCACCCCCTCCGGTCCTTTATATATCCCCCATCACTACATTCAGCAGAGTGTACAATGTGCTGCCAGAGAGCCAGCAGGCAGCGTACAGAGAAACagccagagagggagggagagaaggggaaaGT GCCAGACTGCAAACGTGATCCGAGAGGCCAACGCTGCGGCCGGGTCTCCGGATCCACCAGCCCACACCATCGAGATGGGCTGCACAACGGGCCACCTGGCATGCCAACCTCAGCCCCAGACCGGCTCGGGGCAGGACAGTCAGGCCCTGGAGGGCGGGGGGGCCAAAGTCCCGGACGTGCTGTCCTCCCTGGAGCGTCTGTCCCAGGCCACTGGAGGCATGGAGAAGTCCTGGTACCGCTGCATCTTTCCCTTTGGAATCATCTCCCTAGTGATCGGTGTGGCAGGAACGGGGGTGACTTACACCTACAATGACCTGCCTCAGACCAAAGTGGTGTCTGTGGTGCTACTTGTCATGGGTATTCTGTTGCTGCTGATGGCCACTGCCTGTTGGACTGCCCATaacaaaaagaggaggaaaaagaaagaaggagggtCATTCACCTCTGAGCAGTGTCCCCTGTGA